The Poriferisphaera corsica DNA segment CCAACGGCTCTGTGCTCACGTCATTCAACTTCTCCAGCACCGATCGCTCAAAATGATCTCGCAAACCACGTAAGCGCTCAATACCATCAGCATCACCCACAAACGCACGCGCCAAATCTGCCGCTACACCCATTCCCACAATACCAATCGTGTTCTCAGTCCCAGCCCGTCGCTCACGTTCCTGCGGGCCACCTTTCTGCTGAGCCTTTAACCGAATCCCCGTCCGCAACCACAACACCCCCACACCCTTGGGCCCGTGAAACTTATGGCTCGCCAACGTCAGCATATCCAGGTTCATCGCCTGCACATCCACTAACAACTTGCCCACGGCTTGTGTCGCATCCACATGAAAAACAATCTTCGTCCTGATCTGCTGACGATCCGTCCAATCACGGGCTCGCTGTATCGCATCTGAAATCCCCTCCATATCCTGAATCGTACCCGTCTCATTATTGGCCCACTGGATCGTTATCAGGATATTCGCCGGCAACGCCTCTGCTCCAGCCACATCCTTGATCGCCTGCTCTAGTTGATTCGAATCGACCAAACCATCGATATCAGTTGGCAATTTAACAACCACACAACCTTGCCTATCTAGAAAATCGACAGGCCCATGCACCGCAGAATGCTCGACCTGCGTCGTAATGATCGCCGACGGGGCTCCTGCAGGATTGATCAACCCCAGCACCGCTAAATTATTCGCTTCAGTACCACCAGATGTGAAAATGAGTTCCGCAGGGCGACCACCAATAAGCCTTGCAACCTGCGTTCGCGCCAATTCCAAACGCTGACGTACAGATTGCCCAAACCGGTGTACTGACGATGGGTTCGCCCAACCACTCTGGCTCATTTCTAACATCGCTTGCGTCACAGGCTCCGCAGGCATCGTTGTCGCATTATTATCGAGGTAGATCCAATCCATCACCTTATTGTAGCCACGAGTTTCATAACCCCCTAATCCGCAGCAATCCGGAGCGGAATCACCGTCAAAACAAACCACCCCAATCAACCATTCAGAGCATTTAGCATAGTAACTCGCCACAGAAACAGAACCATCAGCAGGTTCGCAACACATATGCAGGAAATAGGCAACAGCCTGCTAATCAGCGCAAAAATATTTACGATAAATGCTCTACAGCTCTATATAAAACTACCTGCAAATGTACCCGGATCAACCGTTTCAATCTCCAGTGGAAACTCAAGAATATGATGATTGATATTGCCGTTCACAAACAGTTCACACTTTCCGCCTAGCTCATATTCCACAAAACCACGCACGAGTTCTTCTGCCAATTTCGCGTAGTCATGCCTCCCACGCTCTCCATCCTTAATATGGCTGAAATTCTGCCGCCACGTCAACCGCAGAGTATGCCGATCTGGCTCACGCAGTACCTCCCAGATCAATTTCAATGTCCCTTTCACCCGGTGAATCGGAATGGCCTGCCCCTCAATATTATAAACCTCAAGCAGCGCCAAAATCAGCGGCATCACCTGCCTCGGCTTCAACATCACCGCCGGCCCATCAATCACCACATTCAGCTTCCGTGAAATCATGTAATCCCGCGGCACAGCCAACCCACGAAGCAAATCTCGAAAATCAATATCACCCCATCCCGTCTGAGCCAGCGCATCATGCACCATGCTCATCACCTGAATACGTCGTTGCATCGCATTCGCAAAACCATCCACCGTCTTACTCCGTTGGCTGGTCAGCTTCAACAAACTCAGCAAACCTGCCAAGTTGTTCCTCACACGATGATTCACTTCCATAACCAACTGACGGTTAGAGTTCGCCAAACGCTGATAATGTTCTTTCGATTCACGCAGCGATTGCTCCGAACCCATCCGCTCTGTGATATCTCGACAAACTCCCACCGTAAACGTGTGCGTCCCATCATCATTAAAAATCGGTGTCGATCGGCAACGAAACCAAACAATATCACCACGTGCATTAATAATGCGATAATTAATGTCCGTTGGCTCAGCATTCCTCACATCCGCGTAAAGCTGCTGAAAAATATCAATATCGTGTGGATGCACCATATTTCGAAACTTGTTGAAATCATCAAGTATCGTTGAGCTGTCGTAGCCCGTAATCTTCTGATACGCCGGCGACACATACACCGATCGCTGATTGATGACATCAAATACCCAAAACAAGTCATCAATATTCTCAATGAGCATCTCGAAATACTTATTCTTATTCGCAAGCACATCGCTCGTCAGCTTGCTCACATCATCATGCTCAATGGATGTTATCTCTTGCCCAGCATCGCTTGGCATATCACCGCTCCCTGATAACAAGATTCATACACCGCAACGACTCTCATATGCAGACACGTCATCGTAACGACTGCCATACACAATTGGCAACTAAAATTGTATTGATTATCAGAGAATCCTGAGACAGGTAAACCTTTGTTGAGCGATAGGTTAGCACGCTCCAGACTATAGCCCGGACTTCGCACCATCCCCACCACAAACACACATACTCGCACACCCCGCCCACCCTGTTATCATACTGTTCCCGTTCTGGCCGATCCGCTCGGTTCTCGCCGGGCCTGTGACCAGTTTCGTCCGTGGAGACGCATTTTATGCTGTGGTGTGGACGAAAAGGAGCTTTTTCTCATGGATTCATTTAACTACAAAAACGGTTCTCTCTTCTGCGAATCTGTCAACGTCGACAAGCTCGTCGACCAAGTCGGTTCCCCCGCCTACATCTACTCCGCAGAAACCTTCCGTAACCACTACACCGCCCTTCGCGACGCTTTCGCCGAGGTCGACCCCATCATTTGCTACTCGATCAAATCCTGTGGCAACCTCCACATCATCAAACTCTTGGACTCACTCGGCTGTGGCATGGACACCGTCTCAGGCGGCGAAGTCTTCCGCGCCAAACAAGCCGGCGCCGACATGTCCAAAATCGTCTACGCCGGTGTAGGCAAAACCGATGCCGAAATCACCCTCGGCATCAACGAAGGCATCGGCTGGTTCAACATCGAATCAGAAGAAGAATTTGAAAACATCGCCCGCATCGCCGAAACCCTTGGCAAGCAAGCTCACGGTGCTCTTCGCGTCAACCCAGACATCTACGACCCAAAGACACACGTTAAAACCAACACGGGTAAAAAAGAAACCAAGTTCGGCGTCGACATCGAGCGCGCCAAGCAATTCTTCCGTTCCTACGGCAAAAACCAGCACTGCCGCCTCGACGCCATCCACCTCCACATTGGATCACCCATTTACTCACCTGATCCCTATGTCATGGCCATCGAAAAAGCACTCGTCCTCATCGACGAACTCCGCGCCGAAGGCTTCGAAGTCAACACACTCGACATCGGCGGCGGTTACGCAGCCGACTACGAAACAGGCAAATCGCCCTCATACAAAACATACGCCGACGCCATCGTTCCGCTCATCAAAGGCAAAGACCTCAAAATCATCATCGAGCCCGGCCGCACCATCTCCGGCAACTCAGGCATACTCGTCGGCGATGTCCAATACATCAAACAAGGCGGCAACAAAAAGTTCGCCATCCTCAACACCGGCATGCACCACCTCCTCCGCCCTGCCATGTACGAAGCATTCCACTTCGTCTGGCCAACCGCCGTCGCACCCGAACACATGGTCACCGCACGTACCGACAACATGGATCTGCCCAACCTCGAAAAATTCGACGTCGTTGGCCCCATCTGTGAATCCTCAGACACCATCGCCAAAGAACGCATGATCCCCGCCGTCAAACGCGGCGACCGCATCGCCATCTTCACCGCTGGCGCCTACGGCATGGTCATGGCCTCAAACTACAACGCCATGCCCCGCCCCGTCGAAGTCCTCGTCGATGGCACAGACGCCACCATCATCCGCAAACGCGAAACCTACAACGACGTCGTCGCCCTCGAACGCGACACCGAGCAAGTCCTGCTCTAAACAACAATTTTCCCCACAAGAAATACCAACCTAACCACACAAGCCCGCACGCTCAGCGTGTGGGTTCTTTTTTGATAACCACCTAACACTCGCCTTCTCAAGCCTCGCACCGCTGGTGCGGGGGTGTCATCCCATCCAATGCCACCCACTTTCCATCCATCCCCCCGATCACCCCGATCATCCCTCACCTTTCCCCATTTCTGCTAATTTCCGCCTCCATCACCCCTCTTCTAGCAATCTCCCTTGCATCCAACCCACACAAGTGCAAAATAGACCTGACCTTGTGATTGAAATAAATACGAATCACCTACGTCATACTAAACGGATACAGGGCATACACCTGTCCTATATCCATTCGTCCCGGGCCACATCAACGGTTTTTCCAAGAGGTTGTCATGCCACACATCGAAGTCGCACTACCCACAGGCATCAAACGTCTCACCCTTCCCACCACCTTCGGCAAGATCGTCACCATCGGTCGCAGCGCCGACAACGCGATCCCATTACCACACGACAATCTCGCCTCACGTCACCACGCTTCCATCACCCTCACCCCCGGCGGATACGTACTCGCCGACCACAA contains these protein-coding regions:
- a CDS encoding cysteine desulfurase family protein is translated as MDWIYLDNNATTMPAEPVTQAMLEMSQSGWANPSSVHRFGQSVRQRLELARTQVARLIGGRPAELIFTSGGTEANNLAVLGLINPAGAPSAIITTQVEHSAVHGPVDFLDRQGCVVVKLPTDIDGLVDSNQLEQAIKDVAGAEALPANILITIQWANNETGTIQDMEGISDAIQRARDWTDRQQIRTKIVFHVDATQAVGKLLVDVQAMNLDMLTLASHKFHGPKGVGVLWLRTGIRLKAQQKGGPQERERRAGTENTIGIVGMGVAADLARAFVGDADGIERLRGLRDHFERSVLEKLNDVSTEPLAVVNCVGAERLWNTTNIAFRGLEAEAILVGLSEKGVCASAGAACSSGSLEASPVLRAMGIAEPLAHGSVRFSLSRYTTEAEIEDAIETVVAVVTRLQRTMPI
- a CDS encoding PAS domain S-box protein — encoded protein: MPSDAGQEITSIEHDDVSKLTSDVLANKNKYFEMLIENIDDLFWVFDVINQRSVYVSPAYQKITGYDSSTILDDFNKFRNMVHPHDIDIFQQLYADVRNAEPTDINYRIINARGDIVWFRCRSTPIFNDDGTHTFTVGVCRDITERMGSEQSLRESKEHYQRLANSNRQLVMEVNHRVRNNLAGLLSLLKLTSQRSKTVDGFANAMQRRIQVMSMVHDALAQTGWGDIDFRDLLRGLAVPRDYMISRKLNVVIDGPAVMLKPRQVMPLILALLEVYNIEGQAIPIHRVKGTLKLIWEVLREPDRHTLRLTWRQNFSHIKDGERGRHDYAKLAEELVRGFVEYELGGKCELFVNGNINHHILEFPLEIETVDPGTFAGSFI
- the lysA gene encoding diaminopimelate decarboxylase; the encoded protein is MDSFNYKNGSLFCESVNVDKLVDQVGSPAYIYSAETFRNHYTALRDAFAEVDPIICYSIKSCGNLHIIKLLDSLGCGMDTVSGGEVFRAKQAGADMSKIVYAGVGKTDAEITLGINEGIGWFNIESEEEFENIARIAETLGKQAHGALRVNPDIYDPKTHVKTNTGKKETKFGVDIERAKQFFRSYGKNQHCRLDAIHLHIGSPIYSPDPYVMAIEKALVLIDELRAEGFEVNTLDIGGGYAADYETGKSPSYKTYADAIVPLIKGKDLKIIIEPGRTISGNSGILVGDVQYIKQGGNKKFAILNTGMHHLLRPAMYEAFHFVWPTAVAPEHMVTARTDNMDLPNLEKFDVVGPICESSDTIAKERMIPAVKRGDRIAIFTAGAYGMVMASNYNAMPRPVEVLVDGTDATIIRKRETYNDVVALERDTEQVLL